One Sanguibacter sp. HDW7 DNA window includes the following coding sequences:
- a CDS encoding GH1 family beta-glucosidase, with protein sequence MRVPDGFALGAATAAYQIEGAAAEDGRGPSIWDTFSHVPGTILGDDTGDTAVDHYRRVETDLDLMAHLGLDAYRFSISWPRVLPRGRGQVNRAGLDFYSRLVDGLLERGITPVATLYHWDLPQALQDTGGWLDRSTAHAFADYAHVVGTALGDRVDTWTTLNEPWCSAYLGYGSGGHAPGLTGREEPLVAAHHLSLAHGSAIAALRPVVKPDAKFSVTLNFHVFTPDGPTGPAAVEKVDALANDTFLVPMVEGRLSERLVRVTEDVTDWSFVRDGDLATIAQPLSNLGVNYYSSNAVRMWDGSGERELADGHRRGATSAWPGAEDVDFLAMPGPHTAMGWNIDPDALGRLLRGLSARYPELPLVITENGAAFDDEVAPDGAIHDADRTDYVRRHLAAALDARADGVDLRGYFVWSLLDNFEWRYGYARRFGIVRVDYDTLERTPKDSAHWYRGVLATRTL encoded by the coding sequence ATGCGCGTGCCCGACGGCTTCGCCCTCGGAGCGGCCACAGCCGCCTACCAGATCGAGGGCGCTGCGGCCGAGGACGGACGCGGCCCGTCGATCTGGGACACCTTCAGCCACGTCCCGGGGACCATCCTCGGCGACGACACCGGCGACACGGCCGTCGACCACTATCGCCGCGTCGAGACCGACCTCGACCTCATGGCGCACCTCGGTCTCGACGCCTACCGCTTCTCGATCTCCTGGCCGCGCGTCCTCCCCCGGGGCCGCGGTCAGGTCAACCGTGCCGGGCTCGACTTCTACTCCCGGCTCGTCGACGGGCTGCTCGAACGTGGCATCACGCCCGTCGCGACGCTCTACCACTGGGACCTGCCGCAGGCGCTGCAGGACACCGGCGGCTGGCTCGACCGCAGCACCGCCCACGCGTTCGCCGACTACGCGCACGTCGTCGGCACCGCCCTGGGCGACCGCGTCGACACGTGGACGACGCTCAACGAGCCCTGGTGCTCCGCCTACCTCGGGTACGGCTCCGGCGGGCACGCGCCCGGCCTCACCGGGCGCGAGGAACCGCTCGTCGCAGCCCACCACCTGAGCCTCGCGCACGGCTCCGCGATCGCCGCGCTGCGCCCCGTCGTGAAGCCGGACGCCAAGTTCTCCGTCACCCTGAACTTCCACGTCTTCACGCCCGACGGCCCCACCGGCCCCGCCGCCGTCGAGAAGGTCGACGCCCTCGCCAACGACACGTTCCTCGTCCCCATGGTCGAGGGGCGGCTCTCCGAGCGGCTCGTGCGCGTCACCGAGGACGTCACCGACTGGTCGTTCGTCCGCGACGGCGACCTCGCGACGATCGCACAGCCGCTCAGCAACCTCGGCGTCAACTACTACTCATCGAACGCCGTGCGGATGTGGGACGGGAGCGGCGAGCGCGAGCTCGCCGACGGCCACCGGCGCGGCGCGACGTCCGCCTGGCCCGGCGCCGAGGACGTCGACTTCCTCGCCATGCCCGGCCCGCACACGGCGATGGGCTGGAACATCGACCCCGACGCGCTCGGCCGGCTGCTGCGCGGCCTGTCAGCCCGCTACCCGGAGCTGCCGCTCGTCATCACCGAGAACGGCGCGGCCTTCGACGACGAGGTCGCGCCCGACGGCGCGATCCACGACGCCGACCGCACCGACTACGTCCGACGCCACCTCGCCGCCGCGCTCGACGCGCGCGCCGACGGCGTCGACCTGCGCGGCTACTTCGTGTGGTCGCTCCTCGACAACTTCGAGTGGCGCTACGGCTACGCCCGCCGCTTCGGCATCGTCCGCGTCGACTACGACACCCTCGAGCGCACCCCGAAGGATTCGGCGCACTGGTACCGCGGCGTCCTAGCGACCCGCACGCTCTGA
- a CDS encoding PadR family transcriptional regulator encodes MNSSFERRGPRREHNRHDGFGRDGGPRGHRGGRSGFGPGGPGFGPGGPGFGPRGGRGRRAGRGDVRLAVLSLLADAPSNGYGLIKAIAEKTGDAWRPSPGSVYPTLQQLVDEGLVTTTGEGRSTEHSLTDEGRTYVTDNADAIAATWASTPGLSAADATFHESAMKLRGAIQQLRHSGTDDQKTAAAEKLDEARRALYLLLAE; translated from the coding sequence ATGAACTCCAGCTTCGAGCGCCGCGGACCGCGACGCGAGCACAACCGCCACGACGGCTTCGGTCGCGACGGCGGCCCGCGCGGCCACCGTGGCGGACGCAGCGGATTCGGACCCGGCGGCCCCGGCTTCGGCCCAGGCGGACCCGGCTTCGGCCCCCGCGGCGGACGCGGGCGCCGCGCCGGACGGGGCGACGTCCGCCTCGCCGTGCTCTCGCTGCTCGCCGACGCCCCGTCGAACGGCTACGGCCTCATCAAGGCCATCGCCGAGAAGACCGGCGACGCCTGGCGCCCGAGCCCCGGCTCCGTCTACCCCACGCTCCAGCAGCTCGTCGACGAGGGCCTCGTCACGACGACCGGCGAGGGCCGCTCCACGGAGCACTCGCTCACGGACGAGGGTCGCACCTACGTCACCGACAACGCCGATGCGATCGCCGCCACCTGGGCGTCGACCCCCGGCCTCTCCGCCGCCGACGCGACCTTCCACGAGTCGGCCATGAAGCTCCGTGGCGCGATCCAGCAGCTCCGCCACAGCGGCACCGACGACCAGAAGACGGCCGCCGCCGAGAAGCTCGACGAGGCGCGTCGCGCCCTCTACCTGCTCCTCGCGGAGTGA
- a CDS encoding sulfurtransferase TusA family protein, with product MTLPPTVDAELGDDGIWRVDGGDLGCARLLIHLRRHVMTLEAGTVVHLTSTDPVAPIDLPAWCRLTGHVYRGPVEQPGRPTYAIEVASAPAPTAPDRPWHRA from the coding sequence GTGACGCTGCCCCCGACGGTCGACGCGGAGCTCGGCGACGACGGCATCTGGCGCGTCGACGGCGGCGACCTCGGCTGCGCACGCCTGCTCATCCACCTGCGCCGGCACGTCATGACCCTCGAGGCGGGAACCGTCGTCCACCTCACGTCGACCGACCCCGTCGCACCGATCGACCTGCCCGCGTGGTGCCGCCTCACGGGCCACGTCTACCGGGGCCCCGTCGAGCAGCCCGGACGCCCGACCTACGCGATCGAGGTCGCGTCCGCGCCCGCGCCGACGGCCCCGGACAGGCCCTGGCACAGGGCGTGA